Proteins encoded within one genomic window of Pseudalkalibacillus sp. SCS-8:
- the panF gene encoding sodium/pantothenate symporter, with amino-acid sequence MNWEVILPLFGFLAFVFLIGIYASRHIQKAPDFLQEYFLGSRQLNGFILALTMVATFGSASSFVGGPGVAYNLGLGWVLLAMSQLVTGYFTLALLGKKFAIVARKINAVTLIDFLKARYQSKWVVLLSALSIVIFLFSAMAAQWVGGARLIESFTGLSYTTALFIFAASVLVYVVIGGFRAVAITDSLQGIVMFIGTLLLLIGTVVAGGGLSNIMNELVAENPNLVSPYGADRSLTPLFVSSFWILVGVGVVGLPQVSVRAMSYRDSKAMHKAMIIGTIVVGFIMLGMHLIGVFARVVVPGVEVGDKVMPLVALEVLPAWLAGIVLAAPMAAVMSTVDSLLLLVSSAVIKDVYVNYVRPTASQRQVKTLSISVTAAIGIFVFLMAVDPPDLLIWLNLFAFGGLEAAFIWPVIMGLYWKKGNAYGAFTSMFVGVGSYMLIHLNAPNLFGMHTVVVPIVLSFVGYVVASLLTQQKHPAQHQQIIQKFWGV; translated from the coding sequence ATGAATTGGGAAGTCATCCTCCCGTTATTCGGATTTTTAGCATTCGTATTCCTAATAGGAATCTATGCGTCGCGTCACATTCAAAAAGCACCAGACTTTCTGCAGGAATACTTTTTAGGAAGCCGCCAGCTGAACGGCTTCATTTTAGCGTTGACGATGGTCGCCACCTTCGGAAGTGCCAGCAGCTTCGTCGGAGGTCCGGGCGTCGCTTATAATCTCGGACTTGGATGGGTGCTGCTCGCCATGTCCCAGCTCGTTACGGGTTATTTTACGTTAGCCTTGTTAGGGAAAAAGTTCGCGATTGTTGCTCGAAAAATCAACGCCGTCACGCTGATCGATTTCTTAAAAGCCCGCTATCAAAGCAAGTGGGTTGTATTACTGTCCGCACTCAGCATCGTCATCTTCCTGTTCAGTGCGATGGCCGCTCAGTGGGTCGGGGGAGCTCGATTGATCGAGTCGTTCACCGGGTTGTCCTATACGACCGCGCTGTTTATCTTTGCTGCCTCGGTCCTCGTGTACGTCGTAATTGGCGGATTCCGGGCAGTCGCGATCACCGACAGCCTGCAAGGCATCGTCATGTTCATCGGGACGCTTCTGCTGCTGATCGGAACCGTTGTTGCAGGTGGCGGTTTATCGAACATCATGAACGAGTTGGTCGCTGAAAACCCGAACCTCGTCTCACCATATGGGGCCGACCGTTCGTTAACACCGTTGTTCGTCTCCTCCTTCTGGATTCTGGTCGGGGTAGGGGTAGTCGGTCTCCCGCAGGTTTCGGTCCGAGCAATGTCTTACCGGGATTCAAAAGCGATGCACAAAGCGATGATCATCGGAACGATCGTCGTTGGATTCATCATGCTTGGCATGCACTTGATCGGGGTGTTTGCACGCGTTGTCGTGCCTGGAGTTGAAGTGGGTGACAAGGTCATGCCACTTGTCGCGCTTGAAGTGCTACCGGCATGGCTCGCAGGAATCGTTCTCGCAGCTCCGATGGCTGCTGTCATGTCGACCGTCGACTCTCTGTTGTTGCTGGTTAGCTCAGCCGTAATCAAGGACGTGTACGTCAATTATGTCAGGCCAACCGCCTCTCAGCGCCAGGTGAAAACGCTCAGTATCTCGGTGACTGCCGCAATCGGAATCTTCGTGTTCCTGATGGCCGTCGATCCACCGGACCTGTTGATTTGGCTGAACCTGTTCGCCTTCGGTGGACTGGAAGCCGCCTTCATCTGGCCAGTCATAATGGGGCTTTATTGGAAAAAAGGAAACGCCTACGGCGCGTTCACCTCGATGTTCGTCGGGGTCGGCTCGTACATGCTGATTCACCTGAACGCACCGAACCTGTTCGGTATGCATACTGTCGTCGTTCCAATCGTGCTCTCGTTTGTAGGTTACGTCGTCGCAAGCCTCCTAACCCAACAAAAGCACCCAGCTCAACACCAACAAATCATCCAAAAATTCTGGGGCGTTTAA
- a CDS encoding YhdT family protein: MGVGLAVINFIWWFGFAYGLGNERPEEYTYIFGFPAWFFYSCIFGFVLFTLFVIVMVKLFFVEVPFDDGEGDAE; this comes from the coding sequence ATGGGCGTAGGACTCGCCGTCATCAACTTCATTTGGTGGTTTGGTTTTGCCTACGGCTTAGGGAACGAACGTCCAGAGGAATACACCTACATATTCGGCTTTCCAGCCTGGTTTTTCTACAGCTGCATTTTCGGCTTCGTCCTTTTTACCCTCTTTGTCATCGTAATGGTCAAGCTCTTTTTCGTGGAAGTCCCGTTTGATGATGGGGAGGGGGATGCAGAATGA
- a CDS encoding Imm26 family immunity protein, which yields MARRKKFKVSIGDIFTIPFNQELKAIGQVVLQGATSDVFIIFDCIYKENEMLNKIQNQPILFMFNTIDTRLEDGEWQIIGNDRPPKNLALKNYISETLDGYVVLDAGGQIIRGATENDVKSLSNLSSISPEIVEDAVKAKFGNGEWYPYLDKLLY from the coding sequence ATGGCTCGAAGAAAAAAATTTAAAGTTAGTATTGGTGATATATTTACAATACCTTTTAATCAGGAACTGAAGGCAATAGGTCAAGTTGTATTACAAGGAGCAACTTCAGATGTATTCATTATTTTTGATTGCATATATAAAGAAAATGAAATGTTAAATAAAATTCAAAATCAACCAATATTGTTTATGTTCAATACAATCGATACAAGGTTGGAAGATGGAGAGTGGCAAATAATCGGGAATGATAGACCTCCTAAAAACTTGGCTCTGAAAAATTATATCTCGGAAACCTTAGATGGGTATGTTGTGCTAGATGCAGGAGGACAAATAATCCGAGGTGCAACAGAAAATGATGTTAAAAGTCTATCTAACCTTAGTTCTATTTCTCCTGAAATTGTTGAGGATGCAGTAAAGGCTAAATTCGGAAATGGGGAATGGTATCCTTATTTAGACAAGCTCTTATATTGA
- a CDS encoding CBS domain-containing protein, with amino-acid sequence MSQIQVKRNTDRAERFEVAFNQIHLKLKDLAPNSQNDNFTYLLHKVKDKHTSIRYHFPELRQFAKLRNAIVHEKVKESYYIADPHQDVVDEIETISKALLSPPLGLSIASRDVLSFTTDTHIKVILNAFAEKGYSQFPIYENGVFKGLLTEGGIAKWFSTHVAGDFIPVGETRAAEILKIEKPHNVSFIARDATIYDVEDLFESYFDRNQKLEAALVTENGTTNQSPIGIITTWDLVQIDRTKITLIP; translated from the coding sequence ATGAGCCAGATCCAAGTCAAAAGGAATACAGACCGAGCGGAACGGTTTGAAGTCGCATTCAACCAGATCCATCTCAAGCTGAAGGACCTTGCACCGAACTCACAAAACGATAATTTCACGTACCTATTACATAAAGTCAAAGACAAGCATACATCGATCCGATATCACTTTCCGGAATTGAGGCAGTTCGCAAAGCTTCGGAATGCGATCGTCCATGAAAAAGTCAAAGAGAGCTACTATATCGCGGATCCTCATCAGGATGTTGTCGATGAAATCGAGACCATCAGCAAAGCGTTACTCAGCCCGCCTCTTGGACTTTCCATAGCGTCGAGGGACGTTCTATCCTTCACAACCGATACCCATATAAAAGTCATCCTGAATGCCTTCGCTGAAAAAGGCTACTCGCAATTTCCAATCTATGAGAATGGTGTTTTCAAAGGCCTTTTAACGGAAGGCGGCATTGCAAAATGGTTTTCGACCCACGTCGCTGGTGATTTCATACCGGTTGGGGAGACGAGGGCTGCGGAAATTTTAAAAATCGAAAAACCACATAACGTGAGCTTCATCGCAAGGGACGCGACGATCTATGATGTGGAGGATCTGTTTGAGTCGTACTTCGACCGCAATCAAAAGCTTGAAGCCGCACTAGTCACTGAAAACGGAACGACCAACCAATCGCCAATCGGCATCATCACCACGTGGGACCTCGTCCAGATCGACCGAACGAAAATCACACTCATACCGTAA
- a CDS encoding LCP family protein has protein sequence MLKKVMISFLIVIGIAVVGIAGYGFYLYDSVKETANTIHEPIDPEREKTVPKPKVDDKKAPEPISILLMGVDERKNDRGRSDTMVVMTVNPEKDSMYMFNIPRDSRTLIVGKGFDDKINHAYAFGGTKMAVETVENFLDIPINYYIKVNMESFQDIVDAVGGVTVNNGRGFSYDGYTFPKGEVELETGKEALAFVRMRKGDPKGDLGRNARQREVIKGVIEKGARASSITKFDDVLGVISDNVKTNLTFDEMKDIQANYKSARKNLQTFEVSGHGQYINNIYYYIVSDQERNEISDKLKEHMELESSVAVEDDAA, from the coding sequence ATGTTAAAGAAAGTAATGATTTCATTCCTGATTGTCATTGGTATCGCGGTTGTCGGGATTGCTGGTTATGGGTTTTATTTGTACGATTCGGTCAAGGAGACAGCAAATACGATTCACGAGCCGATTGATCCTGAACGTGAAAAAACAGTTCCAAAGCCAAAAGTTGATGATAAAAAAGCCCCTGAGCCAATTTCTATCTTGTTGATGGGTGTTGATGAACGGAAAAATGATAGAGGGCGATCCGATACGATGGTCGTCATGACGGTGAATCCTGAAAAAGATTCAATGTATATGTTCAACATTCCACGAGATTCCCGTACGTTGATTGTCGGGAAAGGTTTCGATGATAAAATCAACCATGCGTATGCGTTTGGTGGTACGAAGATGGCTGTCGAGACCGTCGAGAACTTTTTGGATATTCCAATCAACTATTATATCAAGGTAAACATGGAGTCCTTCCAGGATATCGTTGATGCTGTTGGTGGTGTCACGGTCAATAACGGCCGCGGTTTTTCCTATGATGGTTATACCTTCCCTAAAGGCGAAGTTGAGCTTGAGACTGGTAAAGAAGCGCTCGCTTTCGTTCGGATGAGAAAGGGAGATCCGAAGGGTGATCTAGGACGAAACGCACGCCAACGTGAAGTGATTAAAGGCGTCATTGAAAAAGGCGCACGAGCATCCTCCATTACGAAATTTGATGATGTGCTCGGTGTAATCAGTGACAATGTGAAGACGAACCTGACGTTCGATGAGATGAAGGATATTCAGGCGAACTACAAAAGCGCACGTAAAAACCTGCAGACCTTTGAGGTCAGCGGACACGGTCAATATATCAACAATATCTACTATTACATTGTTTCAGACCAAGAACGTAACGAAATCAGCGACAAGCTGAAAGAGCATATGGAGCTTGAATCAAGCGTCGCTGTTGAGGATGACGCGGCTTAA
- a CDS encoding M23 family metallopeptidase: MKKHLLFVFVMGLSFLLFSPVNSASAASTVTINHEYYTFDQPSFTSTKLHTFNSNYESKTVNVKQQQGDWLLIETSYGDEWFYNGDLYIDHDFVTYEDSSFTSNISDEFSGDRSVEVVDRKGDHWYLVFTHKGNKWVYYDADLGNLTIDHNFYTFEGPGFSYEKVKDAQGTAYYNPSTVNAVAQTGDWYQVITDKGNKWFYNGAMEIDHSFTVYDNPSFTSNEGDTYTQGATGAGALHVVDQSGNWYFVHTNKGNKWVYHDPNLGTITPPHNFYIFHGPSFNYSKVEDSGGGYAYYNANTTVEAVAQNGDWYQIYTDKGNKWYYDGELHIPHNFTTYKAASLLSESVATFESTDLKVIDKIGYWYKVYTNQGEDWTYYDGETGFSKPLTISDYTVTSRYGPRWGSFHHGIDLARSGTINVVAAAGGTVSKSYYSSSYGEVIIVRHSIKGEVHETLYAHMRSGTRKFSVGDTVNVGDVLGLMGNTGEGSTGQHLHFEIHDGTWNSSKSNSVDPENYINF, translated from the coding sequence ATGAAAAAGCATTTACTCTTTGTGTTTGTGATGGGATTGTCGTTTCTTTTATTCAGTCCTGTCAACTCAGCTTCAGCTGCAAGTACAGTAACAATTAATCATGAATATTATACGTTTGACCAACCTAGCTTCACCTCGACAAAACTACATACTTTTAACAGCAATTATGAAAGCAAAACCGTTAACGTCAAGCAGCAACAAGGTGATTGGTTATTAATTGAGACAAGTTATGGGGATGAATGGTTTTACAATGGTGATTTATATATTGACCATGATTTTGTCACATATGAAGATTCTTCTTTCACCTCAAATATCTCAGATGAATTTAGTGGTGACAGAAGTGTAGAGGTAGTAGATCGAAAAGGTGACCACTGGTATCTTGTTTTTACCCATAAAGGGAACAAATGGGTTTACTATGATGCTGATCTAGGAAATCTAACAATCGATCATAATTTCTATACATTTGAAGGTCCGGGCTTCTCTTATGAGAAAGTGAAGGACGCACAAGGAACGGCTTATTATAACCCGTCCACTGTTAATGCAGTAGCTCAGACAGGGGATTGGTATCAGGTTATAACAGATAAGGGTAATAAGTGGTTCTATAATGGAGCTATGGAAATCGATCACAGCTTTACAGTTTATGATAACCCATCCTTTACTTCTAACGAAGGTGATACCTATACTCAAGGTGCCACAGGTGCAGGAGCGCTTCATGTTGTGGATCAGAGCGGAAACTGGTATTTTGTTCATACTAACAAAGGGAATAAGTGGGTTTATCATGATCCCAATCTCGGGACGATAACACCACCACACAACTTTTACATTTTCCATGGTCCATCCTTCAACTATAGCAAAGTAGAGGACTCGGGCGGTGGGTATGCATATTATAATGCCAATACCACTGTAGAAGCTGTTGCACAAAATGGAGATTGGTATCAAATTTATACAGATAAAGGGAATAAATGGTACTACGATGGAGAGCTCCATATTCCGCATAATTTTACAACCTATAAAGCTGCATCTTTATTATCAGAGAGTGTAGCAACGTTCGAATCAACGGATTTAAAGGTTATTGATAAGATCGGCTATTGGTATAAGGTTTATACGAATCAAGGTGAAGATTGGACATATTACGATGGGGAAACCGGTTTTAGTAAACCTCTTACAATCAGTGATTATACCGTAACATCCCGTTATGGCCCAAGATGGGGCAGCTTTCACCATGGAATTGACTTGGCTCGATCCGGCACAATTAACGTGGTAGCTGCAGCTGGAGGAACAGTAAGTAAATCCTATTACTCTAGTTCTTATGGTGAAGTGATCATCGTAAGACATAGTATCAAAGGGGAAGTCCACGAAACACTATACGCACATATGAGAAGCGGGACAAGGAAATTTTCAGTGGGTGACACCGTAAATGTTGGCGATGTATTAGGCTTAATGGGGAACACAGGTGAGGGTTCTACTGGACAACACCTGCACTTTGAAATCCATGATGGAACATGGAATAGCAGCAAATCAAACTCTGTAGATCCAGAGAATTATATCAATTTTTAG